Proteins encoded in a region of the Candidatus Zixiibacteriota bacterium genome:
- a CDS encoding isoaspartyl peptidase/L-asparaginase — MTKPCGIVIHGGAGTILQSKMTPEKEACIRETLTEALYVGIAVLQKGHGALGAVQKAVNVMENSPLFNAGRGAVFTHDGINEQDATIMDGFTGKAGAVAGVRRIANPIDLAKQVMCHSPHVLLMGEGAEQFAVEQGFKLVDKDYFYTDQRWEQLQALLAKEQAAGENKKGGLPLALSEDDKHGTVGAVALDKMGGLAAATSSGGMTNKRYGRVGDSSCVGAGTYADKLCAVSTTGHGEFFMRGVVAYDIAARMRYGGMSLSQAAEASVQTSLTDREGTGGLIAIDKDGNFALPFNTEGMYRGHLMQGTEPVVKIFRE, encoded by the coding sequence ATGACCAAACCCTGTGGCATAGTCATACACGGTGGCGCCGGCACCATTCTCCAGTCCAAAATGACACCGGAGAAAGAAGCCTGTATCCGTGAGACCCTGACCGAGGCGTTGTATGTAGGCATCGCGGTGCTGCAAAAAGGGCATGGTGCGCTTGGCGCGGTGCAGAAAGCGGTCAACGTCATGGAAAACTCACCGCTGTTCAACGCCGGACGTGGCGCTGTCTTCACGCACGACGGTATCAACGAGCAGGATGCTACTATCATGGATGGTTTCACCGGTAAGGCGGGCGCGGTGGCCGGGGTCAGGCGGATCGCTAACCCGATCGACCTGGCCAAACAAGTCATGTGTCATTCCCCGCATGTCTTGCTGATGGGCGAGGGGGCTGAACAGTTCGCGGTCGAGCAGGGTTTCAAGCTGGTTGACAAAGATTACTTCTACACCGACCAGCGTTGGGAGCAGTTGCAGGCTTTACTGGCGAAAGAGCAGGCAGCGGGCGAGAACAAAAAGGGTGGCTTGCCACTTGCTCTTTCTGAAGACGACAAGCACGGCACGGTCGGTGCGGTGGCGCTGGATAAGATGGGCGGCCTGGCTGCGGCGACATCGTCGGGCGGCATGACCAACAAACGGTACGGACGAGTGGGCGACTCATCTTGTGTTGGCGCCGGAACTTATGCTGACAAGTTGTGCGCCGTCAGTACCACCGGGCATGGTGAGTTTTTCATGCGCGGGGTGGTGGCCTACGACATAGCGGCCCGGATGCGTTACGGTGGGATGTCGCTTTCACAAGCTGCCGAAGCATCGGTGCAAACAAGCCTGACCGACCGCGAGGGAACAGGCGGGCTGATAGCGATTGACAAAGACGGAAATTTCGCTCTCCCCTTCAACACCGAGGGCATGTACCGCGGGCATCTGATGCAGGGCACCGAACCGGTGGTGAAGATTTTCAGAGAGTAG
- a CDS encoding serine protease — MIDFREGVSKIEASVFGIGDHDGPQFNIFGTGFVIHEDGWILTNKHVLEPLLRTDDEGNVSIRPESRALNFVVMDGEDSTFPQIGFANTRIKDLRWIDDPPASNPVNARDSVDFEGQRADLVLPPAAPDIGICRMDLTEPPFDSIALRPVKIVLSDNLHVGTPVGILGFPQGLDGPVVDTIADLQCCPILQTGCLAGILPHPKLAIQTQLLLDIYINGGSSGSPVFTVDGDVVGVVFASRIEFTPMVELLENQDEREHERFGVHQETSLGCAVPTSAFSKQLNELLPGLIDIPEEGKSVG; from the coding sequence GTGATTGATTTCAGGGAAGGCGTGTCAAAAATAGAGGCATCTGTGTTCGGCATAGGCGATCACGACGGACCTCAATTCAACATTTTTGGAACAGGTTTTGTCATCCATGAGGACGGTTGGATTCTTACTAACAAACATGTGCTGGAGCCACTGTTAAGAACTGATGATGAAGGGAATGTGTCCATCAGGCCTGAATCACGAGCTCTGAACTTCGTCGTAATGGACGGAGAGGATAGCACGTTCCCACAAATTGGCTTTGCAAATACAAGAATCAAAGACCTTAGGTGGATTGATGACCCGCCAGCGTCCAACCCGGTTAACGCTAGGGATAGTGTAGATTTTGAAGGACAAAGAGCCGATCTTGTGCTTCCGCCCGCAGCTCCCGATATCGGAATCTGCAGAATGGACTTGACGGAGCCACCCTTCGATTCCATTGCTCTGAGACCCGTTAAGATAGTTTTGTCAGACAACCTACACGTTGGTACACCCGTCGGTATTCTCGGCTTTCCCCAAGGTTTGGATGGTCCGGTAGTTGACACTATAGCCGATTTACAATGTTGCCCTATCCTCCAAACAGGATGCCTTGCTGGCATTCTACCTCACCCTAAGTTGGCAATACAGACTCAGCTACTGCTGGACATCTATATCAACGGCGGCAGCAGTGGATCACCGGTCTTCACAGTTGATGGGGATGTAGTGGGTGTGGTCTTTGCCTCACGAATAGAGTTTACTCCTATGGTCGAACTTTTGGAAAACCAAGATGAGAGAGAGCACGAGAGATTTGGTGTCCACCAGGAAACGTCTTTGGGTTGTGCAGTCCCAACCAGCGCTTTTTCGAAACAACTAAACGAGTTGCTCCCCGGTCTCATCGACATACCTGAGGAAGGAAAGTCAGTCGGTTGA
- a CDS encoding DUF1566 domain-containing protein translates to MKPTSVHQRITTTALMIVCLALPDGTFGYSCGDIDGGDNGTDIADLVWLVDYMFTGGPPPPEMDVANVDGLNGIDISDLVYLVDFMFNSGPEPTCAPINNDLTYVVVGTNQTTCYNNSSEIACPDSGQSFYGQNGQYPGNPPAYLDNGDSTITDLVTGLMWQKSADMDGDSDIDADDKVTYDEAVAGASSFSLAGHTDWRLPTIKEQYSLILFSGLDPSGYEGDPSLLVPFIDTAFFDFGWGDESAGERLIDAQYVSSTMYDTTTMINDETAFGVNFADGRIKGYGLTLFGSDKTFYVKYVRGNANYGINDFVDNFDGTITDNATGLIWQQTDSDSALNWEEALDYAENLVHAGHDNWRLPSVKELQSIVDYSRSPLTTGSAAIDPLFYCSQITDEGGGTDYPYYWSSTTHENMMNGGSAAYVSFGQAFGWMQIPPGSPWQLLDVHGAGAQRSDPKAGDPNDWPYGHGPQGDVIRIYNHVRCVRDTE, encoded by the coding sequence ATGAAACCGACGAGCGTACATCAACGAATCACGACCACCGCTTTGATGATAGTCTGTCTGGCTCTGCCCGACGGGACGTTTGGCTATTCCTGTGGTGATATAGACGGTGGCGACAACGGTACCGACATCGCAGACCTGGTTTGGCTGGTCGACTACATGTTCACCGGCGGCCCGCCGCCGCCTGAAATGGATGTAGCCAATGTCGACGGCTTGAATGGAATAGATATTTCCGATTTAGTCTACCTGGTTGACTTTATGTTCAACAGTGGACCGGAACCTACCTGCGCCCCGATCAACAACGACCTCACCTATGTCGTGGTCGGCACCAATCAGACGACGTGCTATAACAACAGTAGCGAGATAGCTTGTCCCGATTCCGGCCAGTCGTTTTATGGTCAGAACGGCCAGTATCCAGGCAACCCACCGGCCTATCTCGATAACGGCGACAGCACCATCACTGATCTGGTGACGGGTCTGATGTGGCAGAAAAGTGCCGACATGGACGGTGACTCAGACATCGATGCCGATGACAAAGTGACTTACGATGAGGCGGTGGCAGGGGCGAGCAGTTTCAGTCTGGCCGGTCATACCGACTGGCGGCTGCCGACCATCAAAGAACAGTACTCGCTGATTCTGTTCAGTGGTCTGGACCCCAGCGGTTATGAGGGCGACCCCAGCCTGTTGGTTCCGTTCATAGACACTGCTTTTTTCGATTTCGGCTGGGGGGATGAGTCGGCCGGGGAGCGACTGATTGATGCGCAATATGTTTCCAGCACGATGTATGATACGACCACGATGATCAATGACGAAACTGCTTTCGGCGTGAATTTCGCGGATGGACGTATCAAGGGCTATGGCCTGACCCTGTTTGGATCGGACAAGACTTTCTATGTCAAGTATGTCCGGGGTAACGCAAACTACGGCATCAATGACTTCGTCGACAACTTCGACGGCACAATCACCGATAATGCTACCGGTCTCATCTGGCAACAGACCGACAGTGACTCGGCTCTGAACTGGGAGGAAGCACTGGATTATGCCGAGAATCTTGTGCACGCGGGACACGACAACTGGCGACTACCCAGTGTTAAGGAATTGCAGAGTATTGTCGACTATTCTCGTTCGCCCTTGACCACCGGTTCAGCCGCGATTGACCCGTTATTCTACTGCTCCCAGATTACCGACGAAGGTGGCGGTACCGACTACCCGTACTATTGGTCGAGCACTACCCATGAGAACATGATGAATGGTGGCAGCGCGGCTTACGTTAGTTTTGGTCAGGCCTTTGGCTGGATGCAGATTCCACCCGGCAGCCCATGGCAGTTACTGGACGTTCATGGCGCCGGCGCGCAACGCTCGGACCCCAAGGCCGGTGACCCCAACGACTGGCCGTATGGACACGGTCCGCAGGGTGATGTTATCCGTATTTATAACCATGTCCGCTGTGTCCGAGATACGGAGTGA
- a CDS encoding GNAT family N-acetyltransferase has product MTDLSKIKLRPATAEDAEFGFETLRQALGDYIESTWGWDEDFQRQQFSRRWASGLQKIITLGEQDIGALSVDRRPDCIKFNSIYIRPEFQNQGIGTHLVQELIREAAAAQKPIRLRVLKVNPVISLYLRLGFCTTSETENHFVMEYVTVE; this is encoded by the coding sequence ATGACAGACTTATCAAAGATCAAACTCCGCCCCGCAACTGCTGAAGATGCCGAGTTTGGATTTGAGACACTGAGACAGGCGCTTGGCGATTATATCGAGTCGACCTGGGGATGGGACGAAGACTTCCAGCGACAACAATTCTCGCGCCGGTGGGCCAGCGGACTACAGAAGATTATCACATTAGGCGAACAAGATATCGGCGCCTTGTCGGTTGACCGTCGACCGGACTGTATCAAATTCAACTCAATTTACATTCGACCGGAATTCCAGAACCAGGGCATCGGTACGCATCTTGTTCAGGAACTGATTCGGGAAGCAGCCGCTGCACAGAAACCGATTCGGCTGCGTGTTCTCAAAGTCAATCCGGTCATCAGCCTCTATCTACGGCTGGGATTTTGCACTACATCGGAAACAGAAAACCACTTTGTGATGGAGTACGTCACAGTGGAGTAG
- a CDS encoding DUF58 domain-containing protein: MATDYRKYLDPETVSKLKGMELRARMVVEGFIAGLHKSPYHGFSVEFAEHRQYMPGDNIRDIDWKVYAKSDRFYIKQYEEETNLKAYLLVDCSASMAYQSGERMTKLDYAGLLAGSMSYMMLRQRDAVGLVTFDEKIRRYIPPRSKAGHLHVLLNEIAGQQPSDTTNVSQTLHEMADRIKRRGLVIIMSDLLDDAEAIISGLKHFRYDRHEVILFHILDPRERDFAFPREAIFKDMETGEEVTTLPYQIKKHYANAVTAFSDEIATACRQSNIDYHPIDTAMPFDKALYAFLAKRERLY, translated from the coding sequence ATGGCTACTGACTATCGCAAGTATCTCGATCCGGAAACGGTCTCCAAACTCAAGGGGATGGAACTGCGTGCCCGAATGGTGGTCGAGGGGTTCATCGCCGGGCTGCACAAGTCGCCCTACCACGGTTTCTCGGTCGAGTTCGCCGAGCATCGCCAGTATATGCCGGGTGACAACATCCGCGATATCGACTGGAAAGTTTACGCCAAGTCCGACCGGTTCTACATCAAGCAGTACGAGGAAGAGACCAACCTCAAGGCGTACTTGCTGGTCGACTGCTCAGCTTCGATGGCCTACCAGTCGGGCGAACGAATGACCAAACTGGACTACGCCGGGTTGCTGGCTGGGTCGATGTCCTACATGATGTTAAGGCAGCGTGACGCCGTGGGGCTGGTCACGTTTGACGAAAAAATCCGCCGCTATATTCCGCCGCGCTCGAAAGCCGGCCATCTGCACGTGCTGCTGAACGAAATCGCCGGCCAGCAACCGTCCGACACCACCAATGTCTCACAGACTTTGCACGAGATGGCCGACCGGATCAAACGGCGCGGCTTGGTGATAATCATGTCCGACTTGTTAGACGATGCCGAGGCGATCATCTCGGGGTTGAAGCATTTCCGCTATGATCGTCACGAGGTGATCCTGTTTCATATTCTCGATCCTCGTGAACGTGATTTTGCATTCCCGCGCGAGGCGATTTTCAAAGATATGGAGACCGGCGAAGAGGTTACCACCCTGCCTTACCAGATCAAGAAGCACTACGCCAATGCTGTGACTGCTTTTTCCGACGAGATTGCTACTGCCTGCCGCCAGTCGAACATCGACTACCACCCGATCGACACCGCGATGCCTTTCGACAAAGCTCTGTATGCTTTCCTGGCCAAGCGGGAGCGGTTGTATTAG
- a CDS encoding damage-inducible protein D: MTQLDVFTFEEGQTSFEDFGSSNGFRYWLASDLMRMLGYETMTTFRKAIDKATSACITLNIPVHENFISFKQDDGTEDFKLTRFACYLVAMNGDVRKPQVASAQAYFVTIAESFRLYLEESENVERVVLRGEVTGREKALSSTANEAGVTNYGYFQNAGYRGMYNMNLRQLKLLKGVSGQRSVLDYMGKTELAANLFRITQTEQKIRKEEIRGQMGLEKAAQQVGSKVRATMIDISGIKPEELPATDDIKVVQSELKKTRRKFVKMDKPKKPPKNK, translated from the coding sequence GTGACACAATTGGATGTATTCACGTTTGAGGAGGGTCAGACCTCCTTCGAGGATTTTGGAAGCTCCAATGGATTTCGATACTGGCTTGCTTCTGACTTAATGCGGATGTTGGGCTATGAAACGATGACCACATTCCGTAAAGCAATTGACAAAGCTACCTCAGCATGCATCACTTTGAATATTCCGGTACACGAGAATTTCATCAGTTTTAAGCAAGATGATGGAACCGAAGACTTCAAGCTAACACGTTTTGCATGTTACCTCGTGGCCATGAATGGTGACGTTCGAAAGCCGCAGGTTGCTTCGGCGCAAGCTTACTTTGTTACCATCGCCGAAAGCTTCAGGCTATATCTGGAAGAGTCCGAAAATGTTGAAAGAGTCGTCCTTAGAGGAGAAGTTACCGGACGTGAAAAGGCCCTCAGTAGTACGGCGAACGAAGCGGGTGTGACAAACTACGGTTACTTTCAGAACGCCGGTTATAGAGGCATGTACAATATGAATCTTAGGCAGCTCAAGTTGCTCAAAGGTGTATCCGGGCAAAGAAGTGTGCTCGACTACATGGGCAAGACAGAGCTAGCCGCCAATCTATTTCGAATTACACAAACTGAGCAGAAAATCCGAAAAGAAGAAATCCGCGGGCAGATGGGCCTCGAAAAAGCAGCACAACAAGTTGGGAGCAAAGTGCGAGCGACTATGATTGACATCAGTGGCATCAAGCCAGAGGAGCTACCGGCAACAGACGACATCAAAGTAGTTCAGAGTGAGCTGAAGAAGACTCGTCGCAAGTTTGTCAAAATGGACAAACCCAAAAAACCCCCGAAGAACAAATAA
- a CDS encoding DUF2892 domain-containing protein has protein sequence MSVENMVRLLAGSFVLLSLTLYYLVSPYGLLLAAFVGLNLIQSSFTKFCPAEMFFNKIFFSK, from the coding sequence ATGTCTGTAGAAAACATGGTAAGACTATTGGCGGGGTCATTTGTGCTGCTGTCCCTGACTTTGTACTATCTGGTGTCGCCTTACGGTTTGCTCCTGGCGGCCTTTGTCGGACTCAATCTGATTCAGTCTTCTTTCACGAAATTCTGCCCGGCTGAAATGTTTTTCAATAAGATCTTCTTCAGCAAGTAG
- a CDS encoding outer membrane lipoprotein-sorting protein, protein MKTITIVTSLLLNSLLVSTPVFAQSADDIMQKSHLAYYYAADDGVAEVTMRIVSKRGKERIKQFVMLRLDEEDGGNQRYYTYFRKPSDVSRLTFMVHKSPHGNDQRWIYVPSVDLVKPISADDKNSSFVGSHFSYEDVSGRHYGEDKHTLLSDSTLNERAVYVVRSVPKESYKGFAQKMTYVDKANFLPLKEEYFDKKGNMVRLFTAERVEVIDGITTMTARSMENLKKGGKTLIEFSSIRYNVGLEASLFTERYLKNPPRDYIK, encoded by the coding sequence ATGAAAACTATTACGATTGTAACATCGCTATTGCTGAACTCTCTTCTTGTATCAACCCCGGTGTTTGCCCAAAGCGCCGACGATATTATGCAAAAGTCGCATCTGGCTTACTACTACGCCGCCGACGATGGCGTGGCTGAGGTCACCATGCGTATCGTAAGCAAACGCGGCAAAGAACGGATCAAGCAATTCGTTATGCTTAGGCTTGATGAAGAAGATGGCGGCAATCAAAGATACTACACCTATTTCCGGAAACCGTCCGACGTGTCCCGGCTGACCTTCATGGTACACAAATCGCCCCACGGAAACGATCAACGATGGATCTACGTACCGTCGGTTGACCTGGTGAAACCGATCTCGGCCGATGACAAGAATTCGAGCTTCGTAGGCTCACATTTCAGCTACGAGGATGTATCCGGTCGTCACTATGGTGAAGACAAACACACGCTGTTGTCCGACTCGACTTTGAACGAACGCGCCGTTTATGTCGTCCGGTCGGTCCCGAAAGAAAGCTACAAAGGGTTTGCACAGAAAATGACCTACGTCGACAAGGCGAACTTTCTACCGCTGAAAGAGGAGTATTTCGACAAAAAGGGTAACATGGTGCGCCTGTTCACAGCCGAGAGAGTCGAGGTTATCGACGGCATCACCACAATGACCGCCCGCTCGATGGAGAATCTGAAAAAGGGCGGCAAGACGCTGATTGAGTTTTCAAGTATCCGATACAATGTCGGCCTCGAGGCTTCTTTGTTCACCGAACGATATCTGAAAAACCCGCCTCGGGATTACATAAAGTAG
- a CDS encoding MMPL family transporter, with amino-acid sequence MKKALTEFAIKKPIWVIVIAVLITAFFAAQFPKIQIDTDPENMLAEDEPVRVFEHDMKELFGLSDFLAVGIVNEPSAFTPDILNRIYRITAEIEEIDGVISEDIMAPSTVDDINQGEAGELIIESLMADEIETQSEADHIFARIQDNAILRGKLAGEDGKAIAIMVPIESKDQSRRIATEIQAIADKHAAGFEVHIAGLPMAEDSFGAQMFAQMAYSAPAAMLIIFLLLWILFRKAKVVAGPMIVAMMTVIWSMGLLILTGNTVHIMSSMIPIFLMPIAVLDSVHILSEFHDNYRKGKSKETTIRQTISELFTPMLFTSLTTFAGFLSLTLAPIPPVQVFGIFVAFGILVAWLLSITLNPAIGMLISEKTLRNFGGEDSENSALAKIMHGFRGFSYRRNKAIILGALALMVISAVGLSMIVVNDNPVKWFKRSHPIRVADAAMNMHLAGTYMNYLVLEGAEENIMKRPDVQHYLEALQDDLVKNEIVGAVTGLPDIVKKVRYELFGADSSKLTLPDNANEIGQMLFLYEMSGGDPDDLFKFVTPEYDQVNLWVQMKNGDNLAVSSVVERGDRYLAEHPLPDGITARWAGLPYINIEWQDQMVTGMRNSLLGSYVVVLIMMMFLFRSWRWGLASMLPLTMTIMAIYAFIGYIGKPYDMPVAVLSSLTLGLSIDFAIHFIQRLRMIHKRTNDFRASFEEVFESTGRAIARNVLVIAIGFVPMLFSSLVPYITVGSFFLAIMIVSGLVTMLLLPAVARTFHKKMLPTTNTNKGE; translated from the coding sequence ATGAAAAAAGCTCTTACCGAATTCGCCATTAAGAAACCTATCTGGGTTATTGTAATCGCGGTTTTGATCACCGCCTTTTTTGCTGCCCAGTTTCCCAAGATTCAAATCGATACCGATCCGGAGAATATGCTGGCCGAAGACGAGCCGGTGCGCGTTTTCGAACATGACATGAAAGAACTCTTCGGGCTGTCGGATTTTCTGGCCGTGGGAATTGTCAATGAACCGTCCGCTTTCACACCGGATATTCTCAATCGGATCTACCGGATTACCGCCGAGATTGAGGAAATCGACGGCGTGATATCCGAGGACATCATGGCTCCATCGACGGTCGACGATATCAATCAGGGCGAAGCCGGTGAGCTGATCATCGAATCGTTGATGGCCGACGAGATCGAAACACAGTCCGAGGCCGATCACATTTTTGCCCGCATTCAGGACAACGCCATTCTGCGTGGCAAGCTGGCCGGTGAGGACGGCAAAGCGATCGCCATCATGGTGCCGATTGAATCCAAGGACCAGTCGCGCCGGATCGCAACAGAAATACAGGCGATTGCAGACAAACATGCGGCTGGTTTCGAAGTACACATCGCCGGGCTGCCGATGGCTGAGGACTCATTCGGCGCCCAGATGTTCGCGCAGATGGCATACTCGGCCCCGGCCGCCATGCTGATCATATTCCTGCTTCTGTGGATACTGTTCCGAAAGGCAAAAGTCGTCGCGGGTCCCATGATTGTGGCTATGATGACGGTAATCTGGTCGATGGGTCTGTTGATTCTTACCGGCAACACCGTTCACATAATGTCTTCGATGATTCCGATTTTTCTCATGCCGATAGCAGTGCTGGACTCCGTTCACATTCTCTCTGAGTTTCACGATAATTACAGGAAGGGAAAATCCAAAGAAACCACTATCCGACAGACTATCTCGGAGCTTTTCACGCCGATGCTGTTTACATCCCTTACCACCTTCGCAGGTTTTCTCTCTCTGACACTGGCTCCCATTCCACCTGTTCAGGTTTTCGGTATCTTTGTTGCCTTCGGAATCCTGGTGGCCTGGCTGTTGTCGATAACTTTGAATCCGGCTATCGGGATGCTGATCTCTGAAAAGACGCTACGCAATTTCGGTGGCGAGGACAGTGAAAACAGTGCGCTCGCAAAAATCATGCACGGCTTTCGCGGCTTCTCTTATCGTCGCAACAAAGCCATCATTTTGGGTGCTTTGGCGCTTATGGTGATTTCTGCGGTGGGACTTTCGATGATCGTGGTCAACGACAATCCGGTCAAGTGGTTCAAGAGATCGCACCCGATCCGAGTCGCCGATGCCGCCATGAATATGCATCTGGCCGGAACCTACATGAATTACCTGGTGCTGGAAGGTGCCGAAGAAAATATCATGAAACGCCCCGACGTCCAGCATTATCTGGAAGCACTCCAGGACGATCTTGTCAAAAACGAAATAGTCGGCGCCGTGACCGGTCTGCCGGATATCGTCAAAAAGGTTCGCTATGAACTGTTCGGCGCGGATTCGTCCAAACTTACCCTGCCCGACAACGCGAATGAAATAGGTCAAATGCTGTTCCTTTACGAGATGTCCGGCGGTGACCCTGATGATCTGTTCAAATTTGTCACGCCGGAGTACGATCAGGTGAATCTCTGGGTTCAAATGAAAAACGGCGACAACCTGGCCGTGTCATCGGTAGTCGAGCGGGGGGATAGGTATCTCGCTGAACACCCGCTGCCGGATGGAATCACCGCCCGTTGGGCAGGTCTGCCGTACATAAATATCGAATGGCAAGATCAGATGGTAACGGGAATGCGCAACTCCCTGTTAGGGTCTTATGTGGTTGTGCTGATCATGATGATGTTCCTGTTCCGCTCATGGCGTTGGGGTTTGGCCTCGATGCTGCCGTTGACTATGACGATCATGGCCATCTACGCCTTTATCGGATATATCGGTAAACCCTACGACATGCCGGTGGCGGTGCTGTCATCGTTGACGCTCGGCCTGTCGATCGATTTCGCCATTCATTTCATCCAGCGCCTGCGCATGATACACAAACGAACCAACGATTTCCGGGCCTCGTTCGAAGAAGTGTTCGAGAGCACGGGGAGGGCTATCGCGCGTAACGTACTGGTTATCGCAATCGGTTTTGTGCCCATGTTATTCTCCAGCCTGGTTCCGTACATCACGGTCGGATCGTTTTTTCTGGCTATCATGATCGTATCAGGACTGGTCACCATGTTGCTGCTGCCGGCCGTTGCAAGGACCTTCCACAAAAAAATGCTGCCGACCACAAATACAAACAAGGGCGAGTAA
- a CDS encoding zf-HC2 domain-containing protein: MAKKCPDYIQSLNDYLDGGVDPELCAEIESHIGQCDNCRIMVDSLRQTVTLCRDGKEEPLPAALNEKLTGLLRERWNKKFGP, encoded by the coding sequence ATGGCAAAAAAGTGTCCTGACTACATACAGAGTCTCAACGACTATCTCGATGGCGGCGTTGATCCCGAACTGTGCGCCGAGATCGAGTCGCATATAGGCCAATGTGACAACTGCCGAATCATGGTCGACAGCCTCAGGCAAACGGTCACACTGTGCCGCGACGGTAAAGAAGAACCGTTGCCTGCTGCTCTCAATGAAAAACTAACCGGCTTGCTTCGCGAACGCTGGAACAAGAAGTTCGGGCCATAA
- a CDS encoding sigma-70 family RNA polymerase sigma factor, protein MNEKQLVAQAKAGDFDAFAKLIEANKQKVFALIRRLAGNNEDAEDILQESFLKAIDKIDQFRQESTFGTWLSSIALNQARALHAKSKQADLKPIEEYLPGGSTHGDGHHDSLRLFDWKDPHQLMESREIKQLVDDAVAALPYKYREAFLLRYVEELSVKEVAGLTNQSVASAKSRILRARLALRETLSSEFEDRYGKKVS, encoded by the coding sequence ATGAATGAGAAGCAATTAGTAGCCCAGGCCAAAGCCGGCGACTTTGATGCCTTTGCCAAACTGATCGAGGCCAATAAGCAAAAAGTTTTCGCCCTCATCCGAAGGTTGGCCGGCAACAACGAAGATGCCGAGGATATTTTGCAGGAGAGTTTCCTGAAAGCGATTGACAAGATCGATCAGTTCCGCCAGGAATCGACCTTCGGCACCTGGTTGTCAAGTATCGCTCTCAACCAGGCCAGAGCCTTGCATGCAAAAAGTAAGCAAGCCGATTTGAAGCCGATTGAAGAGTATCTTCCCGGCGGTTCAACGCACGGTGATGGTCATCATGATAGTCTGCGACTGTTCGATTGGAAGGACCCACATCAACTGATGGAGTCGCGCGAAATCAAACAGTTGGTCGATGATGCCGTGGCGGCGTTGCCCTACAAATACCGCGAAGCATTTCTTTTGCGCTATGTCGAAGAACTGTCGGTGAAAGAGGTGGCCGGGTTGACCAACCAAAGCGTCGCCTCGGCCAAGTCTCGTATCCTGCGCGCCCGGCTGGCCTTGCGTGAGACGTTGTCTTCAGAATTCGAGGATCGTTATGGCAAAAAAGTGTCCTGA